In a genomic window of Ralstonia nicotianae:
- the purU gene encoding formyltetrahydrofolate deformylase has translation MDALSRSPSFILTLSCPSAPGQVAAVVGLLERHHCYIDELTVFDDDLNHRFFVRCVFHPTDAHALPVDVLRQEFAPIAEAFDMQWAIHDAQARPKVLIMVSKLEHCLADLLFRWRMGELKMDIVGIASNHPDLEPLARQHDLPFRHFPIAPETKAQQEAQWLDLFESSGAELVILARYMQVLSAQTSKKLVNRAINIHHSFLPGFKGAKPYHQAHARGVKLIGATAHFVTDDLDEGPIIEQVVERVDHSYRPEHLLAVGRDVECLTLARAVKAFIERRVFLNADRTVVFQ, from the coding sequence ATGGACGCGCTGTCCCGTTCACCATCATTCATTCTGACGCTGTCGTGCCCGAGCGCCCCCGGCCAGGTGGCCGCCGTCGTCGGCCTGCTTGAGCGCCACCACTGCTACATCGACGAGCTGACCGTTTTCGATGACGACCTGAACCACCGCTTCTTTGTCCGCTGCGTATTTCATCCGACGGATGCACACGCGCTGCCCGTCGACGTGCTGAGGCAGGAGTTCGCCCCGATTGCGGAAGCCTTTGACATGCAGTGGGCAATCCACGACGCCCAGGCTCGCCCGAAGGTGCTCATCATGGTGTCGAAGCTCGAGCATTGCCTCGCGGATCTGCTGTTCCGCTGGCGCATGGGCGAACTGAAGATGGACATCGTCGGCATCGCCTCGAACCACCCTGACCTGGAACCGCTGGCGCGCCAGCACGACCTGCCGTTCCGCCACTTCCCGATCGCACCGGAAACAAAGGCGCAGCAGGAAGCGCAGTGGCTGGACCTGTTCGAATCAAGCGGCGCGGAGCTCGTGATCCTCGCGCGCTACATGCAGGTGCTTTCTGCGCAGACGAGCAAGAAGCTCGTCAATCGCGCCATCAACATTCACCACTCCTTCCTGCCCGGCTTCAAGGGTGCGAAGCCCTATCACCAGGCCCATGCGCGCGGCGTCAAGCTGATCGGCGCGACCGCGCACTTTGTCACCGACGATCTCGACGAAGGCCCGATCATCGAGCAGGTGGTCGAGCGGGTCGATCATTCGTACCGGCCTGAACACCTGCTGGCCGTCGGCCGCGACGTCGAATGCCTGACACTCGCGCGCGCGGTCAAGGCGTTCATTGAACGGCGGGTCTTCCTGAACGCAGACCGGACCGTCGTATTCCAGTGA
- a CDS encoding dihydroneopterin aldolase, whose amino-acid sequence MKPIDTPFSDPLAALDLSRLPGRGWSVFVDALTVPVRIGIHPHEHGAPQPIVIDAHLGYGCEPREDGDWIDYDGYCTQVTAFLSGKPHTRLLETLAAEIAEWSFREWPALGLLTLAVHKPKIRPGTQRVGVALEWTRADYLRRCGKVA is encoded by the coding sequence ATGAAGCCGATCGACACCCCTTTCAGTGACCCGCTCGCAGCGCTCGATCTGTCGCGCCTTCCGGGGCGGGGCTGGAGCGTGTTCGTCGATGCGTTGACCGTGCCCGTGCGGATCGGCATCCATCCGCACGAGCATGGCGCCCCGCAGCCGATCGTGATCGACGCGCACCTCGGCTACGGCTGCGAACCGCGCGAAGACGGCGACTGGATCGACTACGACGGCTATTGCACGCAGGTCACGGCGTTTCTCTCCGGCAAGCCGCATACGCGCCTGCTGGAGACGCTGGCCGCCGAGATCGCGGAGTGGTCGTTTCGCGAATGGCCGGCGCTCGGCTTGCTGACCCTCGCCGTGCATAAGCCGAAGATCCGGCCCGGCACGCAACGCGTCGGCGTTGCGCTCGAGTGGACCCGGGCCGATTACCTGCGGCGCTGCGGGAAGGTGGCCTGA
- a CDS encoding sarcosine oxidase subunit gamma has protein sequence MWNETRSEAQVAGMGGVRLESPCVGAAELLRTWQARAPDAFMLRERPFLDLVNVRGELSDPAFLAAFERVIGCRPPAAPNTVARSAEYDVLWLGPDEWLVRSNGPVRAGVLEAKLAQAVQGSYAAAVDVGSGYTVIEISGKRARDVLTRGCPLDLHPRAFKPGQCAQSHCFKASIVLIPIGNDTYEIVVRRSFADYLVRIMLDAATPLTS, from the coding sequence ATGTGGAATGAGACGAGAAGCGAGGCACAGGTGGCGGGCATGGGCGGCGTGCGCCTCGAGTCGCCGTGCGTGGGCGCGGCCGAGCTGCTGCGGACGTGGCAGGCCCGTGCGCCGGATGCATTCATGCTGCGCGAGCGGCCGTTTCTGGATCTCGTCAACGTGCGGGGCGAGTTGAGCGACCCCGCGTTCCTCGCCGCGTTCGAGCGCGTGATCGGCTGCCGGCCTCCGGCCGCACCGAATACGGTTGCGCGCAGCGCCGAGTACGACGTGCTGTGGCTCGGCCCCGACGAGTGGCTCGTGCGCTCGAACGGCCCTGTGCGGGCAGGCGTGCTCGAGGCGAAGCTGGCACAAGCCGTACAGGGTTCGTATGCCGCGGCGGTCGACGTCGGCAGCGGCTATACGGTCATCGAGATCAGCGGCAAGCGCGCGCGCGACGTGCTCACGCGCGGCTGCCCGCTCGACCTGCATCCGCGCGCGTTCAAGCCGGGCCAGTGCGCGCAATCGCATTGCTTCAAGGCGTCGATTGTGCTGATCCCGATCGGCAACGACACGTACGAGATCGTCGTGCGCCGCAGCTTCGCCGACTATCTTGTCCGCATCATGCTCGATGCGGCCACGCCATTGACATCATGA
- a CDS encoding sarcosine oxidase subunit alpha family protein, with protein MSQQDRLGTGGRINRAIPLTFTFNGRTYQGFQGDTLASALLANGVHFVARSFKYHRPRGIMTAGVEEPNAVVQLESGPYSVPNARATEIELYQGLIATSVNAEPSLENDRYAISQMFSRFLPAGFYYKTFMWPRKMWPKYEEKIREAAGLGKAPDMRDADRYDKCYAHCDVLVVGGGPTGLAAAHAAAMAGARVILVDDQRELGGSLLSCRAEIDGKPALQWVEKTEAQLRKLPDVSILTRSTAFGYQDHNLVTVTQRLTDHLPISMRKGTRELLWKVRAKRVILATGAHERPIVFGNNDLPGVMLAGAVSTYIHRFGVLPGRDAVVFTNNDRAYQTALDLKACGAKVTVVDARAPGNGALPAVAKRQGVTVMHGAVITAASGKWRVSSVDVASYANGQVGGKQKTLPCDLVATSGGFSPVLHLFAQSGGKAQWNDDKACFVPGKTVQAEASVGAAAGEFALAHALQLAVDAGGEAARAAGFTAAQRAVAPRVAETAEGALQPLWLIGSREAAARGPKQFVDFQNDVAVTDILLAAREGFESVEHVKRYTAMGFGTDQGKLGNINGMAILAQALGKSIPETGTTTFRPNYTPVSFGTFAGRELGNFLDPVRKTCIHEWHVEHGALFEDVGNWKRPWYFPKSGEDLHAAVKRECLAVRNGVGMLDASTLGKIDIQGPDAVKLLNWVYTNPWGKLDVGKCRYGLMLDENGMVFDDGVTVRLADQHFMMTTTTGGAARVLTWLERWLQTEWPDMKVRLASVTDHWATFAVVGPKSRKVVQKVCQDIDFGSEAFPFMSYRNGTVAGARARVMRISFSGELAYEVNVPANAGRAVWEALMAAGAEFDITPYGTETMHVLRAEKGYIIVGQDTDGSITPSDLGMGGLVAKTKDCLGKRSLARSDTAKAGRKQFVGLLTDDAQCVLPEGAQIIDKDTQVRVTEPTPMIGHVTSSYYSPILQRSIALAVVKGGLGKMGESVVIPLANGRRVTAKIASPVFYDTEGVRQHVE; from the coding sequence ATGAGCCAGCAAGACCGTCTCGGTACGGGTGGCCGTATCAATCGTGCGATTCCGCTGACGTTTACGTTCAACGGCCGCACGTATCAGGGCTTTCAGGGCGACACGCTGGCGTCTGCGCTGCTCGCGAATGGCGTGCATTTCGTCGCGCGCAGCTTCAAGTACCACCGTCCGCGCGGGATCATGACGGCGGGCGTCGAGGAGCCGAACGCGGTGGTGCAGCTCGAGTCGGGCCCGTACAGCGTGCCGAATGCGCGCGCGACCGAGATCGAGCTATACCAGGGGCTCATCGCCACCAGCGTGAACGCCGAACCGTCGCTCGAAAACGATCGCTATGCGATCAGCCAGATGTTTTCGCGCTTCCTGCCCGCCGGTTTCTACTACAAGACCTTCATGTGGCCGCGCAAGATGTGGCCGAAGTACGAAGAAAAGATCCGCGAAGCGGCCGGCCTTGGCAAGGCGCCCGACATGCGCGACGCGGACCGCTACGACAAGTGTTACGCGCACTGCGACGTGCTCGTCGTGGGTGGCGGCCCGACGGGGCTCGCGGCCGCACACGCGGCGGCGATGGCCGGGGCGCGCGTCATCCTGGTTGACGACCAGCGGGAGCTTGGCGGCAGCCTGCTGTCGTGCCGCGCGGAAATCGACGGCAAGCCCGCGCTGCAGTGGGTCGAGAAGACCGAAGCCCAGCTGCGCAAGCTGCCCGACGTGAGTATCCTCACGCGCAGTACCGCGTTCGGCTATCAGGATCACAACCTCGTGACCGTCACGCAGCGCCTGACGGATCATCTGCCGATCTCGATGCGCAAGGGCACGCGCGAGCTGCTGTGGAAGGTCCGCGCCAAGCGCGTCATTCTCGCAACGGGCGCGCACGAGCGGCCGATCGTGTTCGGCAACAACGACCTGCCGGGTGTGATGCTCGCGGGCGCCGTGTCCACGTACATCCATCGCTTCGGCGTGCTGCCGGGGCGTGACGCCGTCGTGTTCACGAACAACGACCGCGCCTACCAGACCGCGCTCGATCTGAAGGCGTGCGGTGCGAAGGTCACGGTCGTCGACGCGCGCGCACCCGGCAACGGTGCGCTGCCCGCCGTTGCGAAGCGCCAGGGCGTAACGGTGATGCATGGCGCGGTGATCACGGCTGCGTCCGGCAAGTGGCGCGTGTCATCGGTCGACGTCGCGTCTTACGCGAATGGGCAGGTGGGCGGCAAGCAGAAGACGCTGCCGTGCGACCTTGTCGCGACGTCGGGCGGTTTCAGCCCGGTGCTGCACCTGTTCGCGCAATCGGGCGGCAAGGCCCAGTGGAACGATGACAAGGCGTGCTTCGTGCCGGGCAAGACCGTGCAGGCCGAGGCGAGCGTCGGCGCGGCAGCGGGTGAATTCGCCCTTGCGCACGCGCTGCAGCTTGCAGTGGATGCGGGGGGCGAGGCTGCACGGGCGGCGGGTTTCACGGCCGCGCAACGCGCTGTCGCACCGCGGGTCGCGGAAACGGCCGAAGGCGCGCTGCAACCGCTGTGGCTCATCGGTAGCCGCGAGGCCGCTGCACGCGGGCCGAAGCAGTTCGTTGACTTCCAGAATGACGTGGCGGTCACCGACATCCTGCTCGCCGCGCGCGAGGGTTTCGAGTCGGTCGAGCACGTCAAGCGCTACACGGCGATGGGCTTCGGCACCGATCAGGGCAAGCTCGGCAACATCAACGGGATGGCGATTCTCGCCCAGGCGCTCGGCAAGTCGATTCCGGAAACGGGCACGACGACGTTCCGCCCCAACTACACACCCGTGTCGTTCGGCACGTTCGCGGGCCGCGAGCTGGGCAACTTCCTCGACCCGGTCCGCAAGACCTGCATCCATGAGTGGCATGTCGAGCACGGTGCGCTGTTCGAAGACGTCGGCAACTGGAAACGACCCTGGTATTTTCCGAAGAGCGGCGAAGACCTGCATGCGGCCGTGAAGCGCGAGTGCCTGGCGGTGCGCAACGGTGTCGGCATGCTCGATGCGTCTACGCTCGGCAAGATCGACATCCAGGGTCCCGACGCGGTGAAGCTGCTGAACTGGGTGTACACGAACCCGTGGGGCAAGCTCGACGTCGGCAAGTGCCGCTACGGGCTGATGCTCGATGAGAACGGGATGGTGTTCGACGACGGCGTGACCGTGCGCCTCGCCGACCAGCATTTCATGATGACGACCACGACGGGCGGCGCAGCGCGGGTGCTCACCTGGCTCGAGCGCTGGCTGCAGACCGAGTGGCCCGACATGAAGGTGCGGCTCGCGTCCGTCACCGACCACTGGGCGACGTTCGCGGTGGTCGGCCCGAAGAGCCGCAAGGTCGTGCAGAAGGTGTGCCAGGACATCGACTTCGGCAGCGAAGCGTTCCCGTTCATGAGCTATCGCAACGGCACCGTCGCGGGCGCCAGGGCGCGCGTGATGCGGATCAGCTTCTCGGGCGAACTGGCCTACGAAGTGAACGTGCCGGCCAATGCCGGGCGCGCGGTGTGGGAAGCGCTGATGGCCGCGGGTGCCGAGTTTGACATCACGCCGTACGGCACCGAAACGATGCACGTGCTGCGCGCGGAAAAGGGCTACATCATCGTCGGCCAGGACACCGACGGTTCGATCACGCCATCCGACCTCGGAATGGGCGGCCTCGTCGCGAAGACGAAGGACTGCCTCGGCAAGCGTTCGCTCGCGCGTTCCGATACCGCAAAGGCGGGCCGCAAGCAGTTCGTCGGCCTGTTGACCGACGATGCGCAGTGCGTGCTGCCGGAGGGCGCGCAGATCATCGACAAGGACACGCAGGTCCGCGTGACGGAACCGACGCCGATGATCGGCCACGTGACGTCGAGCTACTACAGCCCGATCCTGCAACGTTCGATCGCGCTGGCGGTGGTGAAGGGTGGTCTGGGCAAGATGGGCGAGAGCGTCGTGATTCCGCTGGCCAACGGCAGGCGTGTCACCGCGAAGATCGCGAGCCCGGTTTTCTACGATACGGAAGGGGTGCGTCAGCATGTGGAATGA
- a CDS encoding sarcosine oxidase subunit delta, with protein sequence MLLIECPWCGPRAESEFTCGGEADIVRPVANENMSDREWGDYVFMRENKRGLHREQWLHTQGCRRWFKVERDTLTYEIKGYETFGGIAARANEGGASK encoded by the coding sequence ATGCTGCTGATCGAATGTCCGTGGTGCGGGCCGCGCGCCGAATCCGAGTTCACGTGCGGCGGCGAAGCCGACATCGTGCGCCCGGTCGCCAACGAGAACATGAGCGACCGTGAATGGGGTGATTACGTGTTCATGCGCGAGAACAAGCGCGGCCTGCACCGCGAGCAATGGCTGCACACGCAGGGTTGCCGCCGCTGGTTCAAGGTCGAGCGCGACACGCTCACCTACGAGATCAAGGGCTACGAAACGTTTGGCGGCATCGCCGCCCGTGCAAACGAAGGGGGCGCCAGCAAATGA
- a CDS encoding sarcosine oxidase subunit beta family protein — translation MSRYSIFNLFRNGLSYHQHWERQWKSPEPKREYDVVIVGGGGHGLATAYYLAKEHGITNVAVLEKGWIGGGNTARNTTIVRSNYLWDESAALYEKAMKLWEGLSQDLNYNVMFSQRGVMNLAHTLQDVRDTERRVNANRLNGVDAEFLTPAQIKAIEPTINLNSRYPVLGASIQRRAGVARHDAVAWGFARGADRAGVDIVQNCQVTGIRREGGHVVGVDTVKGFIKAKKVAVVAAGNTTTLADMAGIRLPIESHPLQALVSEPIKPVVNSVIMSNAVHAYISQSDKGDLVIGAGIDQYTGFGQRGSFHIIEGTLQAIVEMFPVFSRVRMNRQWGGIVDVSPDACPIIGKTDVKGLYFNCGWGTGGFKATPGSGWVFAHTIARDEPHPLNAPFALERFYTGHLIDEHGAAAVAH, via the coding sequence ATGAGCCGCTACTCGATATTCAACCTGTTCCGCAACGGCCTGTCGTACCACCAGCACTGGGAGCGGCAGTGGAAGAGTCCTGAGCCGAAGCGCGAGTACGACGTCGTGATCGTCGGCGGCGGCGGGCACGGCCTGGCAACCGCGTACTACCTCGCGAAGGAGCACGGCATCACCAACGTCGCGGTGCTCGAGAAGGGCTGGATCGGCGGCGGCAATACCGCGCGCAACACGACGATCGTGCGCTCGAACTATCTGTGGGACGAATCGGCCGCGCTGTACGAGAAAGCGATGAAGCTGTGGGAAGGGCTGTCGCAGGACCTGAACTACAACGTGATGTTCAGCCAGCGCGGCGTGATGAACCTCGCGCACACGCTGCAGGACGTGCGCGACACCGAGCGCCGCGTGAACGCGAACCGGCTGAACGGCGTCGACGCCGAATTCCTGACGCCCGCGCAGATCAAGGCCATCGAGCCGACGATCAACCTGAACAGCCGCTACCCGGTGCTCGGCGCATCGATCCAGCGGCGCGCTGGCGTCGCCCGGCATGACGCGGTGGCGTGGGGCTTCGCGCGCGGCGCGGACCGTGCGGGTGTCGACATCGTCCAGAACTGCCAGGTGACGGGCATCCGCCGCGAAGGCGGCCATGTCGTGGGCGTCGATACGGTGAAGGGCTTCATCAAGGCGAAGAAGGTCGCGGTGGTCGCGGCCGGCAATACGACCACGCTGGCCGACATGGCCGGCATCCGCCTGCCGATCGAAAGCCATCCGCTGCAGGCGCTGGTGTCGGAGCCGATCAAGCCCGTCGTCAACTCGGTGATCATGTCGAACGCGGTGCACGCCTACATCAGCCAGTCCGACAAGGGCGACCTCGTGATCGGCGCGGGCATCGACCAGTACACGGGCTTTGGCCAGCGCGGCAGCTTCCACATCATCGAAGGCACGCTGCAGGCCATTGTCGAGATGTTTCCGGTGTTCTCGCGCGTGCGGATGAACCGCCAGTGGGGCGGCATCGTCGATGTGTCGCCGGACGCGTGCCCGATCATCGGCAAGACCGACGTGAAGGGCCTGTACTTCAACTGCGGCTGGGGCACGGGCGGCTTCAAGGCGACGCCGGGCTCGGGCTGGGTGTTCGCGCACACGATCGCGCGCGACGAGCCGCATCCGCTGAACGCGCCGTTCGCGCTTGAGCGCTTCTATACGGGGCACCTGATCGACGAGCACGGCGCCGCCGCCGTCGCGCACTGA
- a CDS encoding serine dehydratase beta chain, which translates to MNVSVFDLFKIGIGPSSSHTVGPMIAACRFASHIEDANRRGDRDHLQGNRVDLRRRSRLPG; encoded by the coding sequence ATGAACGTCAGCGTCTTCGACCTGTTCAAGATCGGTATCGGCCCGTCCAGCTCGCACACGGTCGGCCCGATGATCGCCGCTTGCCGTTTTGCCTCGCATATCGAAGACGCCAATCGCCGCGGCGATCGGGATCATCTACAAGGAAACCGCGTCGATCTTCGGCGCCGAAGTCGGCTGCCAGGGTGA
- a CDS encoding GlxA family transcriptional regulator: MTSDVPALPRAESMPERIRFGIVLLPNFTLTAFSGFVDMLRLSADDGDYSKPVRCAWSVIGETLAPVRASCGIQITPWETFDEVQPFDYVVVVGGLLHSGPQAGPETLDFIRRTAADGATVVGICTGVFTLMRAGVLEGHRTCVSWFHYWDFIERFPAADPDLLIADRLFVIDRRRITCSGGRASIDVAAAILLRHFDHATVQKALRILLVGEMQKGNAPQPHPPGLEPATHPKVKRAILLMEQHVGGALPLKALACKLDMSTRQLERLFKAETGRSPQAFAKHVRLGTAAWLLTSSDRTVADIALSCGFADASHLGREFRKQFGVPPATYREQGAHADAPVLPNGADARSESDERPARA, encoded by the coding sequence ATGACATCCGACGTACCCGCTTTGCCCCGCGCCGAATCGATGCCCGAACGCATCCGTTTCGGCATCGTGCTACTGCCGAACTTCACGCTGACGGCGTTCTCGGGGTTCGTCGACATGCTGCGGCTGTCCGCCGATGACGGCGACTACAGCAAGCCGGTGCGCTGCGCATGGAGTGTGATCGGTGAGACGCTGGCACCGGTGCGTGCAAGCTGCGGCATCCAGATCACGCCGTGGGAAACCTTTGACGAGGTACAGCCGTTCGACTACGTGGTCGTTGTCGGCGGGCTGCTGCACTCAGGGCCGCAGGCGGGGCCCGAAACGCTCGACTTCATCCGCCGCACGGCCGCCGACGGCGCAACGGTCGTCGGCATCTGTACCGGCGTGTTCACGCTGATGCGCGCGGGGGTGCTGGAGGGGCACCGCACCTGCGTGAGCTGGTTCCACTATTGGGATTTCATCGAGCGCTTTCCCGCAGCCGATCCGGACCTGTTGATCGCCGACCGCCTGTTCGTGATCGACCGGCGCAGGATCACGTGCTCGGGCGGGCGCGCATCGATCGACGTCGCCGCGGCGATCCTGCTACGCCACTTCGACCACGCAACCGTGCAGAAGGCGCTGCGCATCCTGCTCGTTGGCGAGATGCAGAAAGGGAACGCACCGCAGCCGCATCCACCAGGCCTGGAGCCCGCGACACACCCGAAGGTCAAGCGCGCGATTCTGCTGATGGAACAGCATGTGGGGGGCGCGCTGCCGCTCAAGGCGCTCGCCTGCAAGCTCGACATGTCGACTCGGCAGCTCGAACGGCTGTTCAAGGCCGAGACCGGCAGAAGCCCGCAGGCGTTCGCGAAACACGTGCGGCTCGGCACCGCCGCGTGGCTGCTGACGAGTTCCGATCGGACGGTTGCCGACATCGCGCTGAGCTGCGGCTTCGCCGACGCGTCGCACCTCGGCCGCGAATTTCGCAAGCAGTTTGGCGTGCCACCCGCCACTTACCGCGAGCAGGGCGCGCATGCAGACGCGCCGGTATTACCCAACGGTGCCGACGCCCGATCGGAAAGCGATGAACGCCCCGCTCGCGCCTGA
- a CDS encoding helix-turn-helix domain-containing protein — protein sequence MLLAMTAKRPDPSPASPAPISIALGKRVKQCRHAADKSQETLAFEAHVDRTYISSIERGIANPSVETLANICHCLGVTLSELFAPLDGVSLAPTGRRRANTATPPEIKRGRLR from the coding sequence ATGCTGCTCGCCATGACTGCCAAGCGCCCCGACCCCTCGCCGGCCAGCCCGGCCCCGATCTCGATTGCCCTGGGCAAGCGTGTCAAGCAATGCCGGCACGCCGCCGACAAGTCCCAGGAAACGCTGGCCTTCGAAGCGCACGTCGACCGGACCTATATCTCGTCGATCGAGCGCGGCATCGCCAACCCGTCGGTCGAGACGCTGGCCAATATCTGCCATTGCCTGGGGGTCACGCTCTCCGAACTGTTCGCGCCGCTGGACGGCGTATCGCTCGCACCGACCGGCAGGCGGCGGGCCAACACGGCGACACCGCCGGAGATCAAGCGCGGCCGGCTGCGGTGA